From Candoia aspera isolate rCanAsp1 chromosome 4, rCanAsp1.hap2, whole genome shotgun sequence, a single genomic window includes:
- the LOC134496819 gene encoding vomeronasal type-2 receptor 26-like — MYMSRWDGGSRLLAFKTLLLFFILPERVSEGLESMSSQLTNAPAKPATSRGEMILGGFVSLLNIDETLQSFTKEPEIYLFGNMMPKNYQHILSMYFAVREINQDLQLLPNTTLGLEVYENCFSVRLASKHLLDLLFLKQGNPINYNCVRRRRRNLLAIIGGLTSPNSIHMAHVLNTYKIPQLSYGSSDPVLSDKRQFPSFFSMVPNENLQYEGIVQLLKHFGWNWIGLLVSEDENGETFLQNLQPKLFQNDRKGANRCTGREKLGSLPGSVFEMTMSGESYNIYNGVYSSARALQAMRSRRAKAASLRNQDRAIVQPWQLHYFLGNTHFNNGAGDEIIFDEKGDFDPGYDIFNMVTFHNKSFQRIQIGRMVSKAPDGKTFIISESAILWNHKFQQVPPFARCVQRCRQGYSKAVQEGKQACCYNCTKCPEGRISAEIDADQCGRCPEDHYSNAEKDQCLPKGFSYLSYGEPLGVALTSLILFFSATLILVAVIFLLHWDTPIVKANNRNITCILLSSLLLCYLCSLLFIGWPGEVTCFLRQTLFGTIFSISVSCVLAKTITVVLAFLATKPGNRMRKWLGRRLAASVIVLCSFIQAVICAAWLMTSSPFPELDMHSLTDEIIVQCNEGSDSMFYVVLGYLGLLASISFTVAFFARKLPDTFNEAKLITFSMLVFCSVWLSFIPAYLSTKGKHMVAVEIFSILASTTGLLGCIFLPKCYIMLLSPHLNTKGHLNRRIV, encoded by the exons ATGTACATGAGCAGATGGGATGGTGGCTCAAGACTGCTGGCCTTCAAAACACTTCTGCTCTTCTTCATCCTTCCAGAGAGGGTCAGTGAGGGTTTGGAATCCATGAGCAGTCAACTCACCAACGCTCCAGCAAAACCTGCCACCTCCAGAGGGGAAATGATACTTGGGGGATTTGTTTCCCTTCTAAATATTGACGAAACCTTACAGAGTTTCACCAAAGAGCCAGAGATTTACTTATTTGGAAA CATGATGCCAAAAAACTACCAGCACATTCTTTCCATGTATTTTGCTGTTCGTGAGATCAACCAGGACCTCCAGCTGTTACCCAACACCACACTAGGATTGGAGGTTTATGAAAACTGTTTCAGTGTCAGGCTGGCCAGTAAGCACCTCCTAGATCTTCTCTTCTTGAAACAAGGGAATCCCATCAACTACAACTGtgtcagaaggaggaggaggaacctcTTGGCTATCATTGGTGGCCTCACCTCCCCAAACTCCATCCACATGGCCCACGTCCTGAATacctacaagattccacag CTCAGTTATGGCTCCTCTGACCCAGTCCTGAGTGATAAAAGGCAgttcccttccttcttcagcaTGGTTCCCAATGAAAACTTACAGTATGAGGGGATTGTTCAGCTACTGAAGCATTTTGGATGGAACTGGATTGGCCTTTTGGTATCTGAGGATGAGAATGGGGAAACCTTTCTCCAAAATCTCCAGCCAAAGCTCTTCCAGAATG ATCGCAAAGGAGCAAATCGCTGCACTGGGAGAGAAAAACTGGGGAGTCTCCCCGGCTCTGTCTTTGAAATGACCATGTCTGGAGAGAGCTACAACATCTACAATGGGGTCTACTCTTCAGCACGTGCTTTGCAAGCAATGCGTTCAAGAAGAGCAAAGGCAGCTTCCCTGAGGAATCAGGACAGAGCAATTGTTCAGCCATGGCAG cttcaTTACTTTTTGGGAAACACCCATTTTAATAACGGTGCAGGAGATGAAATCATTTTTGATGAGAAGGGGGACTTTGACCCTGGATATGACATCTTCAACATGGTCACATTCCACAACAAATCTTTCCAGAGAATTCAGATTGGAAGGATGGTCTCCAAAGCCCCCGATGGGAAGACGTTCATCATCAGTGAAAGTGCCATTCTGTGGAATCACAAGTTTCAGCAG GTacctccttttgccagatgtgtGCAGAGATGCCGCCAGGGGTACAGCAAGGCTGTTCAGGAAGGGAAACAAGCTTGTTGCTACAATTGTACCAAATGCCCCGAAGGAAGAATTTCAGCTGAAATTG ATGCAGACCAATGTGGGAGATGCCCAGAAGACCACTATTCCAATGCAGAAAAAGACCAGTGCCTTCCCAAAGGTTTCAGCTATTTATCCTATGGCGAACCCTTGGGAGTCGCTCTGActtccttgattcttttcttttcagcaacccTCATTTTAGTGGCAGTGATCTTTCTTCTGCACTGGGAcacccccattgtcaaagccaacaacaggaacatCACATGcatccttctctcctctctcctcctctgctaTCTCTGCTCCCTGCTCTTTATTGGCTGGCCTGGGGAAGTGACCTGCTTTCTCAGGCAAACTCTGTTTGGCACCATTTTCTCCATCTCGGTTTCCTgtgtcttggccaaaaccatcacggTAGTTCTGGCCTtcttggccaccaagccaggcaaCCGGATGAGGAAGTGGCTAGGGAGAAGACTGGCAGCATCTGTCATTGTCCTTTGCTCCTTTATCCAAGCTGTTATCTGTGCAGCATGGTTGATGACCTCTTCTCCCTTCCCAGAGTTGGACATGCATTCCCTGACTGATGAGATCATTGTGCAATGTAACGAAGGCTCGGATTCCATGTtctatgttgtcctgggctatTTGGGGCTGCTGGCCAGCATCAGTTTCACTGTGGCTTTCTTTGCAAGAAAATTGCCAGatactttcaatgaagccaagctgatcaccttcagcatgcttgtGTTTTGCAGCGTTTGGCTGTCCTTCATTCCAGCCTAtctgagcaccaaaggaaaacacatggtggctgtggagatcttctccatcttggcctctacCACAGGTCTCctgggctgcatctttctccccaagtgctacatcatgTTGTTGAGCCCACATCTAAACACAAAAGGACATTTGAACAGGAGGATAGTATAA